Proteins encoded together in one Lathyrus oleraceus cultivar Zhongwan6 chromosome 5, CAAS_Psat_ZW6_1.0, whole genome shotgun sequence window:
- the LOC127081525 gene encoding zinc finger protein 1-like — protein sequence MVSESSSISITSQDHGDSFNIIKVVNEKEKENEQDQSSNSDSKASIDFMKLLKEDLVDGSKVQEHNYFNPIQVGSSSIPPNTDNEKKDEKITEEKNSESKTSYSCSFCQRKFSTLQALGGHQNAHKAERALKKQREQRYDNDVLGSGQTHLNHYFRYPSPLLSPYGSLGVRMESMIQKPSFFSPRISSNNFASSHYGLCLPEALNPSLFSLRNNMEGSSRVGILGLGDATSSRVENGVNNKISTFLKFGDSSKDIARSSNSIVDNNFCVAPASIKDNIHQPKFNIEEETSDESSELDLTLKL from the coding sequence ATGGTATCCGAATCCTCTAGCATCTCAATCACTTCACAAGATCATGGTGATTCTTTCAATATCATAAAAGTGGTGAATGAAAAGGAGAAGGAGAATGAACAAGATCAATCCTCAAACTCCGATTCAAAGGCATCTATTGATTTCATGAAGCTATTGAAAGAAGATTTGGTTGACGGATCAAAGGTGCAAGAGCACAATTATTTTAACCCTATTCAAGTTGGTTCATCGTCTATTCCTCCTAATACTGACAACGAAAAGAAAGACGAGAAAATCACTGAAGAGAAGAATTCGGAGTCAAAGACATCTTATTCATGCAGTTTTTGCCAAAGAAAATTTTCTACTTTACAAGCGCTAGGAGGACATCAGAATGCCCATAAGGCAGAACGCGCTTTAAAAAAACAACGTGAACAAAGGTACGACAACGATGTTTTAGGTTCAGGGCAAACTCACTTGAACCATTATTTTCGTTACCCTAGTCCTCTTTTGTCACCTTATGGATCACTTGGGGTTAGAATGGAGTCAATGATTCAAAAACCATCATTTTTTAGCCCTAGGATTTCATCAAATAATTTTGCTTCTAGTCACTATGGTTTGTGTTTGCCCGAGGCATTAAACCCTTCTCTTTTTAGTTTGAGAAACAACATGGAAGGTAGTAGCAGGGTTGGAATTCTAGGTCTTGGTGATGCAACTTCTTCTAGGGTTGAAAATGGTGTAAATAATAAAATTAGTACTTTTCTAAAATTTGGAGATTCTTCTAAAGATATTGCGAGAAGTTCAAACTCAATCGTAGACAACAATTTTTGTGTGGCTCCGGCTTCTATCAAAGATAACATTCATCAACCAAAGTTCAACATTGAAGAAGAAACTTCTGATGAATCTTCTGAGCTTGATTTGACACTTAAGCTTTGA